One genomic window of Bradyrhizobium sp. B124 includes the following:
- a CDS encoding methylaspartate ammonia-lyase, with amino-acid sequence MSILITIREVLASPGLGSFFFDDQAAIKAGARREGAAYIGQAQTPGFKAIREPSESVSVMLVLSDGYVAKGDCASVQYTGVGGREPRFHAAHLAAQIEEQLAPRLRGLEVRSFRQMAILAEKIIDESLQSPRAAAYGMSQALLDAAAHVAGHHLMAQVIKDEWQIKRPFAIVPIYGQCGDARYRNVDKMIPKNVPVLPHGLINTPDLVGVDGKKLEEYIRWVNARIAQLRVSHDYHPVIHIDVYGLIGTCAAGSIDSTANIIQRLESAACPHQLRIEHPLDAGGRDAQIEALGTLRHTLRSRGCKVAIVADEWANTADDVHLFAEAGAADMVHIKTPDLGSLHNTINAILDCHEHGVGSFLGGSCTETDLSARATANVGIATGVTQVLAKPGMGFDEGFSIVLNEMNRALRIAQILS; translated from the coding sequence ATGTCGATCTTGATAACAATCCGAGAAGTGCTCGCGAGTCCAGGCCTTGGCTCATTCTTCTTTGACGACCAGGCAGCAATCAAGGCCGGCGCACGCCGCGAGGGTGCCGCCTACATTGGTCAAGCGCAAACGCCTGGCTTCAAAGCAATCCGTGAGCCCTCCGAGTCAGTCTCCGTCATGCTCGTGTTGAGCGACGGATATGTAGCGAAGGGTGATTGCGCAAGCGTGCAATACACGGGCGTTGGCGGCCGCGAGCCGCGTTTCCACGCAGCTCATTTGGCAGCCCAAATAGAAGAACAATTGGCGCCACGCTTGAGGGGGTTGGAAGTGCGGTCTTTTCGTCAGATGGCGATACTTGCCGAGAAGATCATTGATGAATCTTTGCAATCCCCACGCGCAGCGGCATATGGAATGTCACAGGCGCTGCTCGATGCCGCCGCTCACGTGGCGGGTCATCATCTGATGGCGCAAGTCATCAAGGACGAATGGCAGATCAAGAGGCCGTTTGCGATCGTCCCGATTTACGGCCAGTGTGGCGACGCGCGTTACAGGAATGTCGACAAGATGATTCCCAAGAACGTGCCGGTCTTGCCTCACGGCTTGATCAACACGCCAGACCTAGTTGGTGTCGATGGCAAAAAGCTTGAAGAATACATTCGTTGGGTAAATGCGCGCATTGCGCAATTGCGCGTTTCGCATGACTATCATCCAGTCATCCACATTGACGTATACGGTTTGATCGGCACATGCGCCGCCGGTTCGATAGACTCGACCGCGAACATCATCCAACGGCTCGAATCCGCGGCCTGTCCGCATCAGCTGCGCATCGAACATCCATTGGACGCTGGTGGCCGGGACGCGCAGATCGAAGCATTAGGTACTCTGCGCCATACCCTCAGGAGTCGCGGCTGTAAGGTGGCCATCGTCGCGGACGAATGGGCAAACACGGCCGATGACGTGCATCTGTTTGCAGAGGCTGGAGCGGCCGATATGGTGCACATTAAGACGCCTGATCTCGGTTCCCTGCACAACACCATCAACGCCATACTTGATTGTCATGAACACGGCGTAGGTTCGTTTTTGGGCGGTAGCTGCACAGAAACTGATTTGTCCGCGCGCGCTACCGCCAACGTCGGTATTGCCACTGGGGTTACGCAGGTGCTGGCCAAGCCGGGCATGGGTTTCGATGAAGGCTTCAGTATTGTCCTCAATGAAATGAACCGCGCACTGCGCATCGCGCAGATACTTAGTTGA
- a CDS encoding aldehyde dehydrogenase family protein — translation MNIDAHLLIDGQWEVGKSGLQPNIDPGTGEAVGVVTLADTAQVQAALESAHRASSTWGMQPGQARGAILKKASALLADRIQEVAKGLVQESGKTQADAISELRRTIETLAWNGEEASRISGKVHQGLVVGSARLSVPTPLGVVIAITPWNFPAVVIGRKLGAALAAGCTVVLKASEFTPYTARAIVQALVDAGMPDGVVNLIFGEPAAVSRQLMASSLVKAVSFTGSTSVGKQLAALAAPNLIRPIFELGGHAPVIVWKGADIENVVRVTAPAKFGSAGQSCVAPTRFLAHHSIHDALVDALVAKARTYKLGHGGEHTTTLGPVAHAGRVASFLHLVEDAVAKGAVINTGGKRLERSGFYVEPTVLSSVSRDAEILLEEPFGPVATVQSVGTIDHAIELANAGEYSFAAYVFTDSISVRDELVHRLNASNIGVNQTAFSQPDVPLGGLGNSGYGYEGGTEGVLAYMHLRLISQSPA, via the coding sequence ATGAACATCGATGCACATCTTCTTATTGACGGTCAATGGGAGGTAGGTAAGTCCGGTTTGCAACCGAACATTGATCCGGGAACTGGTGAAGCGGTCGGTGTCGTGACATTGGCAGATACGGCCCAGGTTCAGGCCGCCTTGGAGTCCGCGCATCGGGCTTCCTCGACGTGGGGGATGCAGCCGGGCCAAGCACGAGGTGCAATATTGAAGAAAGCATCAGCCCTGCTGGCAGACCGGATCCAAGAGGTCGCGAAGGGTCTTGTCCAGGAGTCTGGCAAGACGCAGGCCGATGCCATCAGTGAGCTTCGACGCACGATCGAAACGCTGGCGTGGAATGGCGAGGAGGCGAGCCGAATTAGTGGAAAGGTTCACCAGGGCCTCGTCGTCGGCAGCGCCCGGTTGTCTGTGCCCACACCTTTGGGGGTAGTCATCGCGATCACGCCCTGGAACTTCCCAGCCGTGGTGATCGGCCGCAAGTTGGGCGCTGCCTTGGCCGCGGGTTGCACGGTAGTTCTGAAGGCTTCTGAATTCACACCCTATACCGCACGAGCGATCGTTCAAGCGTTGGTGGACGCTGGCATGCCAGATGGCGTGGTCAATCTGATCTTCGGTGAGCCAGCGGCCGTCAGCAGGCAGCTGATGGCGTCTTCGCTGGTTAAGGCGGTTTCTTTCACCGGCTCCACGAGTGTTGGCAAGCAGCTCGCGGCACTGGCAGCGCCAAACCTTATTCGCCCGATTTTTGAACTGGGCGGGCACGCCCCAGTTATCGTGTGGAAGGGTGCAGACATTGAGAACGTCGTGCGAGTCACAGCTCCCGCGAAATTTGGGTCAGCGGGCCAGTCGTGCGTGGCACCCACGCGCTTCCTTGCGCATCATTCGATCCACGATGCACTGGTTGATGCGCTCGTGGCGAAAGCAAGGACCTATAAGCTTGGGCATGGCGGTGAGCATACCACTACGCTGGGACCCGTAGCTCACGCCGGACGCGTGGCCTCCTTTTTGCATCTCGTTGAAGATGCCGTCGCCAAAGGCGCCGTAATCAACACTGGTGGCAAGAGGCTCGAGCGTTCTGGCTTCTATGTTGAGCCAACGGTGCTTTCGTCCGTGTCGCGGGACGCCGAGATCCTGCTCGAAGAACCATTCGGCCCGGTCGCGACGGTCCAGTCCGTTGGGACGATCGATCACGCTATTGAATTGGCAAACGCCGGAGAATATTCCTTCGCCGCCTACGTCTTCACGGATTCGATCAGTGTACGGGACGAGCTGGTGCATCGTCTGAATGCATCGAACATTGGCGTCAATCAGACTGCGTTTTCCCAACCCGATGTTCCCTTGGGGGGGCTTGGCAACAGCGGTTACGGATACGAAGGCGGAACGGAAGGCGTGCTCGCTTATATGCATCTTCGATTGATCAGCCAGTCACCGGCCTGA
- a CDS encoding 3-keto-5-aminohexanoate cleavage protein produces MISEVFITCAVTGGAAARQPNVPITPEQIAEAAIEATRAGAAVVHIHVRDPKTGKSSRDLALFREVVQRIRKSDVNPVLNLTAGTGSDLVLGGPDSPLPPAPRTDMPGAIERLVHVEELRPEICTVDCGSMNFGPGEFIMANTPGMLSALSKRVQELGVRPELEVFDTGHLVQVHDLIKEGVVNNPPLIQLCMGIRYGAPDDLGTLMALVHQLPPGAIYSAFSIGRRQLPYVALAPLVGANVRVGLEDNLYLSFGRLATNAELVERAVEILERIGVRVLSPDEVREKLVLKVS; encoded by the coding sequence ATGATTTCGGAGGTGTTCATCACCTGTGCAGTCACGGGGGGCGCGGCCGCCAGGCAGCCGAACGTGCCGATAACCCCAGAGCAGATCGCGGAGGCGGCGATCGAGGCAACGAGGGCGGGGGCGGCGGTCGTGCATATCCATGTCCGGGATCCCAAAACCGGAAAAAGTTCGCGGGATCTGGCGCTTTTTCGGGAGGTGGTGCAGCGGATCCGCAAGTCGGACGTAAACCCAGTCCTCAACCTGACCGCCGGTACGGGCAGTGACCTCGTGTTGGGCGGGCCGGACTCTCCTCTGCCACCGGCGCCGCGGACGGATATGCCAGGCGCGATTGAGCGACTGGTGCATGTGGAAGAGCTGCGCCCCGAGATTTGCACTGTGGATTGCGGTTCTATGAACTTCGGGCCTGGCGAATTCATCATGGCCAACACGCCGGGAATGCTGAGCGCGTTAAGTAAGCGCGTGCAAGAGCTTGGAGTACGTCCTGAGCTCGAAGTGTTCGATACGGGTCATCTGGTCCAGGTGCACGATTTGATCAAAGAGGGGGTCGTGAACAATCCGCCGCTCATCCAGCTTTGCATGGGGATCCGCTATGGAGCCCCAGACGATCTCGGCACTCTGATGGCGCTGGTGCATCAACTTCCGCCTGGCGCTATCTACTCGGCCTTCTCGATCGGTCGGAGGCAGCTCCCATACGTTGCACTGGCGCCCCTGGTTGGCGCTAATGTGCGGGTAGGATTGGAGGACAACCTCTATCTCTCGTTCGGTAGGCTGGCGACCAACGCCGAGCTCGTGGAGAGGGCAGTCGAGATTCTTGAGCGGATCGGGGTGCGGGTGCTGAGTCCGGACGAGGTGCGCGAAAAGCTCGTGCTCAAAGTTTCCTGA
- a CDS encoding LysR family transcriptional regulator, giving the protein MSLNAYQVFVAIAERGSFASAAHQLNLSPSAVSHALASFEKELGFTLFGRTRSGARLTAGGEALLPTVREVLQCNDKLRQQAAELLGFESGTVRIGAFTCVSVAWLPKIIRSFATRYPQIEVSIEQGAHDDVAKWVMNSRVDLGFTIFPAPPGLESTPLYADPLMCIAPLGFAPKGKACITVPELTDHNVVLQEENQGKETEKVLANHKISIRSGARAIDDAAILAMVESGLGLSVMPQLALLGHKSAVQVLPLYPLESRVIVLASLGQQSLAPATKAMHQHIEKFVAGWSTGEDCSQS; this is encoded by the coding sequence ATGTCGCTGAATGCTTACCAGGTGTTTGTTGCGATCGCGGAGCGCGGTAGCTTTGCCTCGGCTGCGCATCAACTGAATCTGTCGCCGTCAGCGGTTAGCCATGCATTGGCTTCGTTTGAGAAAGAACTGGGGTTTACACTTTTTGGCAGAACTCGCAGTGGCGCTCGTCTAACTGCTGGTGGTGAAGCACTGCTACCGACCGTGAGAGAAGTGCTTCAATGTAATGATAAGTTGAGACAGCAGGCAGCGGAGCTTCTCGGGTTTGAGTCGGGGACTGTGCGTATCGGCGCGTTCACTTGCGTCAGCGTCGCGTGGCTGCCGAAGATCATTCGCTCGTTCGCCACCCGCTATCCGCAAATAGAGGTGTCCATTGAACAAGGGGCGCACGACGATGTGGCTAAATGGGTCATGAACAGCCGGGTTGATCTGGGCTTTACCATATTTCCTGCGCCGCCTGGGTTAGAATCAACGCCCCTATATGCGGACCCACTCATGTGTATCGCGCCGCTCGGCTTTGCGCCAAAAGGCAAAGCATGTATCACGGTTCCTGAGCTGACCGACCACAATGTCGTGCTACAAGAAGAAAACCAAGGAAAAGAAACGGAGAAGGTTCTAGCGAACCACAAAATCTCGATTAGATCCGGCGCGCGGGCGATCGACGATGCGGCCATCCTTGCAATGGTCGAGAGCGGGCTTGGATTAAGCGTCATGCCTCAACTGGCACTGCTTGGCCATAAGAGTGCGGTGCAGGTGCTTCCATTGTATCCACTCGAAAGCCGGGTCATTGTGCTGGCCTCGCTAGGCCAACAAAGCTTGGCGCCTGCGACCAAGGCGATGCACCAACATATCGAAAAGTTTGTTGCCGGGTGGTCCACCGGTGAGGACTGCAGTCAAAGCTGA